The following proteins are encoded in a genomic region of Sesamum indicum cultivar Zhongzhi No. 13 linkage group LG8, S_indicum_v1.0, whole genome shotgun sequence:
- the LOC105167345 gene encoding IRK-interacting protein-like, protein MDSVRPSPAPNRSRIAKTFQRVIHLKTATKSRSSPGFCLPIAQEKQRCCESRQFERENAEEAMEEYKIRAALEAFVAKLFASVSAVKAAYAELQVAQFPYNEEAVQSADQAVVDELKGLSELKRRFLKNQIDSSPPHVTLMLAEIQEQQSLMKTYEITMKKMQGEIENRESRISSLQQQLKDIIQNNKTLEKKLNASGSFSVLDNVKFSDSNPKDFILVLHYALRSVRNFVKFLIREMESANWDTEAAANAIHPDIRFINRDHKAFAFESFVCREIFAGFNDPNFSVQTNEQSLPKENHQRRIFFFEQFKKLRSVNLNHFLKQNPNSLFGKFLKSKYLHFVHPKMEFSFSGNLNQRKMVNSGEYPETEFFKSFAEMGRSVWLLHCFAFSFNHEVGIFQVKQNSRFSEVYMQSVTEDIFATAATGDLRVAFTVVPGFKLNQTVFQSQVYLFPATKS, encoded by the coding sequence ATGGATTCAGTCAGACCATCTCCGGCTCCGAACAGGAGCAGAATAGCCAAAACGTTTCAGAGAGTAATTCACCTGAAAACAGCCACGAAATCTCGTTCAAGCCCTGGATTTTGCCTTCCCATTGCCCAAGAGAAACAGAGATGCTGCGAGTCTCGGCagtttgagagagaaaatgcAGAAGAAGCTATGGAGGAGTACAAAATCAGAGCAGCCCTGGAAGCCTTTGTTGCGAAGCTTTTTGCCAGCGTTTCAGCTGTCAAAGCAGCGTATGCGGAGCTGCAAGTGGCTCAATTCCCTTACAACGAGGAGGCCGTACAATCCGCAGATCAAGCTGTTGTTGACGAACTGAAAGGGCTTTCGGAGCTTAAACGCAGATTCTTGAAAAATCAGATTGATTCTTCCCCACCCCATGTGACATTAATGCTGGCGGAAATTCAAGAACAGCAGTCCCTGATGAAGACTTATGAGATCACCATGAAGAAAATGCAGGGCGAAATAGAGAACAGGGAGTCCCGGATCTCTTCCCTTCAACAACAGTTGAAAGACATTATTCAAAACAACAAGACCCTGGAGAAAAAGCTGAACGCCAGCGGATCTTTCTCAGTTCTTGACAATGTCAAGTTCTCTGACTCGAACCCCAAAGATTTCATCCTGGTATTGCACTACGCGTTGAGATCTGTCCGAAACTTTGTCAAGTTCTTGATTCGAGAAATGGAGTCTGCCAATTGGGATACTGAGGCCGCAGCAAATGCAATACATCCTGACATCAGATTCATCAACAGGGATCATAAAGCTTTCGCTTTTGAATCATTTGTGTGCAGAGAAATTTTCGCTGGATTCAATGATCCAAACTTTTCCGTTCAAACCAATGAACAATCTCTGCCCAAAGAAAATCATCAGCGCCGGATTTTCTTCTTCGAGCAGTTCAAGAAGTTGAGGTCAGTGAACCTAAATCATTTCCTAAAGCAGAATCCGAATTCTTTGTTTGGGAAGTTCTTGAAATCAAAGTACCTTCATTTTGTGCACCCAAAGATGGAATTCTCGTTCTCCGGGAATTTGaaccaaagaaaaatggtAAATTCCGGGGAATACCCGGAAACTGAGTTCTTTAAGTCGTTTGCTGAGATGGGAAGGAGCGTTTGGCTTTTACATTGTTTCGCATTTTCATTTAATCACGAAGTTGGAATATTTCAAGTAAAGCAAAATTCCAGATTTTCTGAAGTGTACATGCAAAGCGTCACGGAAGACATTTTCGCCACTGCGGCGACCGGGGATCTTCGGG